The following proteins are co-located in the Mycolicibacterium goodii genome:
- the obgE gene encoding GTPase ObgE, with amino-acid sequence MPRFVDRVVIHARAGNGGNGCASVHREKFKPLGGPDGGNGGRGGSVILVVDPQVHTLLDFHFHPHVVAPSGKPGAGSNRDGAAGADLEVRVPDGTVVLDENGHLLADLVGAGTRFEAAAGGRGGLGNAALASRARKAPGFALLGEKGQERDLTLELKTVADVGLIGFPSAGKSSLVSTISAAKPKIADYPFTTLVPNLGVVSAGENTFTVADVPGLIPGASEGRGLGLDFLRHLERCAVLVHVVDCATMEPGRDPISDIEALEAELASYTPTLQGDSMLGDLASRPRAVVLNKIDVPDARELADFVHEEVARRFGWPVFEISTVSRDGLRPLIFALWDMVRTYRDAQPVAAPRRPVIRPIPVDESGFTIESDGEGGFVVRGTRPERWIAQTDFNNDEAVGYLGDRLARLGVEDELLKRGAKPGCAVTIGDVTFDWEPQTPAGVDVTMTGRGTDIRLEQTDRVGAAERKAARRERRQPGASGGEDS; translated from the coding sequence ATGCCCCGGTTTGTCGACCGAGTCGTCATACACGCCCGGGCAGGCAACGGCGGTAACGGCTGCGCGTCTGTCCACCGAGAGAAGTTCAAGCCGCTCGGCGGGCCCGACGGTGGCAACGGCGGCCGGGGTGGCAGCGTCATCCTCGTCGTCGATCCGCAGGTGCACACCCTGCTGGACTTCCATTTCCATCCCCACGTCGTCGCACCCTCCGGTAAACCCGGTGCGGGCAGCAACCGCGACGGCGCCGCGGGCGCCGATCTCGAGGTGCGGGTTCCCGACGGCACCGTCGTCCTCGACGAGAACGGGCATCTGCTCGCCGATCTGGTCGGGGCGGGCACCCGGTTCGAGGCCGCCGCGGGTGGTCGCGGGGGATTGGGTAACGCGGCCCTGGCATCCCGCGCGCGCAAGGCCCCCGGTTTCGCGCTGCTCGGTGAGAAGGGGCAGGAACGCGATCTCACGCTCGAACTCAAGACGGTGGCCGACGTCGGTCTGATCGGCTTTCCGTCGGCCGGGAAATCCTCACTGGTGTCGACGATCTCGGCGGCCAAGCCGAAAATCGCCGACTACCCGTTCACGACGCTGGTGCCCAATCTCGGCGTGGTGTCGGCCGGGGAGAACACCTTCACCGTCGCCGACGTTCCCGGCTTGATCCCGGGAGCGTCCGAGGGCCGCGGGCTGGGCCTGGATTTTCTGCGGCACCTCGAACGGTGCGCGGTGCTGGTCCACGTCGTGGACTGCGCCACCATGGAACCCGGACGCGACCCGATCTCCGACATCGAGGCACTGGAAGCCGAACTCGCGTCGTACACCCCTACCCTGCAAGGGGATTCGATGCTGGGTGATCTGGCGTCACGGCCCCGTGCGGTGGTGCTCAACAAGATCGACGTGCCCGACGCGCGGGAACTCGCCGACTTCGTCCACGAAGAGGTCGCCCGCCGGTTCGGCTGGCCGGTGTTCGAGATCTCGACGGTGAGCCGGGACGGTCTGCGCCCGTTGATATTTGCGCTGTGGGACATGGTGAGGACCTACCGTGACGCGCAGCCCGTCGCGGCGCCGCGGCGTCCCGTCATCCGGCCGATCCCCGTCGACGAGAGCGGGTTCACGATCGAATCCGACGGTGAGGGCGGCTTCGTCGTGCGCGGCACGCGGCCCGAACGCTGGATCGCCCAGACCGATTTCAACAACGACGAGGCCGTCGGCTACCTCGGCGACCGGCTGGCACGGCTCGGCGTCGAGGACGAACTGCTCAAGCGCGGCGCCAAGCCGGGCTGCGCGGTCACGATCGGTGACGTCACCTTCGACTGGGAGCCCCAGACGCCTGCCGGTGTCGACGTCACGATGACCGGCCGTGGCACCGACATCCGGCTTGAACAGACCGACCGCGTCGGCGCAGCCGAACGCAAAGCCGCACGGCGCGAACGGAGGCAACCGGGAGCATCGGGAGGAGAGGACTCGTGA